Proteins encoded by one window of Cyanobium sp. NS01:
- the istA gene encoding IS21 family transposase, producing the protein MTAVLSPLEQSSRDAALETPEDVQMILGLTAAGCGRRRIAKELGCSPETVRKYRRQGGWEAYGKPRRIGVLDGQCDWLRERFLAHKGNADVVRQELASEKGIAVSLRTVERAVGQWRQELRAAVLATVRFETPPGKQLQADFGETYSCIAGERVKVHLCVLTLGYSRRLVVRAYRHERQANWLLTMEEAFRHWRGVPAEVLFDNARALVKEHDPSCQVLVFNERLDAFARYWGFLPKACRPYRARTKGKDERGVGYVKTNAVAGREFASWQALEAHLEHWSREVADVRIHGTTGEQPLVRFQREEATALQPLPHKPSFLAERELVRVVHNDACVEVEGNWYSVPWKLLKQRVSVLLRDQQVLIRYGGRVVARHERVVANRRHRSVLRGHWDGLVPAPQQDLAERSLPSADGASCVGSASAASPPCRGGTRRRTGVMRSSELARSLAVYAAEVGEEVAA; encoded by the coding sequence ATGACCGCGGTGCTGTCACCTCTGGAGCAGAGCTCCCGGGATGCGGCGTTGGAAACACCAGAGGATGTCCAGATGATCCTTGGCCTCACCGCAGCTGGGTGTGGCCGCAGGCGGATCGCCAAGGAGCTGGGCTGCTCGCCTGAAACCGTCCGTAAGTACCGGCGGCAGGGAGGCTGGGAGGCCTACGGCAAACCCCGGCGGATCGGCGTTCTCGATGGTCAGTGCGACTGGCTCAGGGAGCGGTTCCTTGCCCACAAAGGCAATGCCGATGTGGTGCGCCAGGAGCTGGCCAGCGAGAAGGGCATCGCCGTGTCACTGCGCACCGTGGAGCGGGCGGTGGGGCAGTGGCGGCAGGAGCTGCGGGCTGCAGTGCTGGCGACAGTCCGGTTTGAGACGCCTCCCGGTAAGCAGCTGCAGGCCGATTTCGGTGAGACCTACAGCTGCATCGCCGGCGAGAGGGTCAAGGTGCACCTGTGCGTGCTGACCCTGGGCTACTCGCGGCGGCTGGTGGTGCGGGCCTACCGGCATGAGCGCCAGGCCAACTGGTTACTCACCATGGAGGAGGCCTTCCGCCACTGGCGGGGCGTGCCGGCCGAAGTGTTGTTCGACAACGCCCGTGCCCTGGTCAAGGAGCACGATCCGTCTTGCCAGGTGCTGGTGTTCAACGAACGGCTCGATGCCTTTGCCCGCTACTGGGGATTCCTTCCCAAAGCCTGCCGGCCCTACCGGGCCAGGACCAAGGGAAAGGACGAGCGCGGCGTCGGCTACGTCAAGACGAATGCGGTGGCCGGCCGGGAGTTCGCCAGCTGGCAGGCGCTGGAAGCGCACCTGGAGCACTGGAGCCGGGAGGTGGCCGACGTTCGCATCCACGGAACGACCGGTGAACAGCCGCTGGTGCGTTTCCAGCGGGAGGAGGCAACTGCCCTGCAGCCGTTGCCCCATAAGCCGTCGTTCCTGGCGGAGCGGGAGCTGGTGCGGGTGGTCCACAACGACGCCTGCGTCGAGGTGGAGGGCAACTGGTACAGCGTCCCCTGGAAGCTGCTCAAGCAGCGGGTGAGTGTTCTGCTGCGGGATCAGCAAGTGCTGATCCGCTATGGCGGCCGTGTCGTCGCCCGACATGAGCGCGTGGTGGCCAATCGGCGCCATCGCTCCGTGCTGCGGGGGCACTGGGATGGTCTGGTGCCAGCGCCGCAGCAGGACTTGGCCGAACGGTCACTGCCCTCAGCCGATGGCGCCAGCTGCGTTGGGTCCGCCTCAGCCGCGTCCCCACCCTGTAGGGGCGGAACGCGGCGGCGGACCGGCGTGATGCGCAGCTCAGAACTGGCCCGCTCACTGGCGGTCTATGCCGCCGAGGTGGGCGAGGAGGTGGCGGCATGA
- a CDS encoding c-type cytochrome, producing the protein MRRLFSLIALCLALVLGAAPSYAADVAHGGQLFSANCAACHMGGGNVVNAERTLKQDALEAYLADYSSDHEAAIAYQVTNGKNAMPAFGGKLSEGDIADVAAYVEDMAGKGWA; encoded by the coding sequence ATGCGCCGTCTCTTTTCCCTGATCGCTCTCTGCCTCGCCCTGGTGCTGGGCGCTGCCCCCAGCTATGCCGCTGATGTCGCCCACGGCGGCCAGCTCTTCTCCGCCAACTGCGCTGCCTGCCACATGGGCGGCGGCAATGTGGTGAACGCGGAGCGCACCCTCAAGCAGGACGCCCTTGAGGCCTACCTGGCTGATTACAGCAGCGACCACGAAGCCGCCATCGCCTACCAGGTGACCAACGGCAAGAACGCCATGCCCGCCTTCGGCGGCAAGCTCAGCGAAGGCGACATCGCCGACGTGGCCGCCTACGTGGAAGACATGGCCGGCAAGGGCTGGGCCTGA
- a CDS encoding NAD(P)-dependent oxidoreductase: protein MQRPQRILITGASGCVGQYIAELLYRQTDAELLLLLRDPAKLTAVPQDDPRVTLVVTDLRELGKPGQEAAAAAIGSASRILHTATAWGDPERAQRVNVEAVKILLNLTDPERLEQLIYFSTASVLDRRLHLLPEASRYGTEYIQTKALCLQQLEHHPLAARIVAVFPTLVFGGRLDGGGPFPTSYLTAGLGEAARWLWLARWLRADASFHFIHAADIARVCVHLATQPHQANPEPAQGPLRRLVLGQPAVTVNETVRQLGRWRGTWIPAFGLDLRGWLVEGLIKLLRIEMTPWDRFSIRQRHFVHQPISPPERFGEVSHAPSLEAVFADAGLPQRGPLPPPPGRE, encoded by the coding sequence GTGCAGCGGCCCCAACGCATCCTGATCACCGGCGCCAGCGGCTGCGTTGGCCAGTACATCGCAGAGCTGCTCTACCGCCAGACCGACGCCGAGCTGCTACTGCTGCTGCGTGATCCAGCCAAACTCACGGCGGTGCCCCAGGACGATCCCCGCGTGACCCTGGTGGTGACCGACCTGCGCGAGCTGGGCAAACCGGGCCAGGAGGCCGCTGCCGCCGCCATCGGCTCGGCCAGCCGGATCCTCCACACGGCCACGGCCTGGGGGGATCCCGAGCGGGCCCAGCGGGTCAACGTGGAAGCCGTCAAGATCCTGCTCAACCTCACCGATCCGGAGCGGCTGGAGCAGCTGATCTATTTCTCCACTGCCTCGGTGCTGGATCGCCGCCTGCACCTGCTGCCCGAGGCGAGCCGCTACGGCACCGAGTACATCCAGACCAAGGCCCTCTGCCTGCAGCAGCTGGAGCACCACCCCCTGGCAGCGCGCATCGTGGCAGTGTTTCCCACCCTGGTGTTCGGCGGCCGGCTCGATGGCGGCGGCCCGTTCCCCACCAGCTACCTCACCGCGGGCCTGGGGGAGGCGGCCCGCTGGCTTTGGCTGGCCCGCTGGCTGCGGGCTGACGCCTCCTTCCACTTCATCCATGCGGCCGACATCGCCCGGGTGTGCGTGCACCTGGCCACCCAGCCCCACCAGGCCAACCCGGAACCGGCCCAGGGGCCGCTGCGCCGCCTGGTGCTGGGCCAACCCGCCGTCACCGTGAATGAGACCGTGCGGCAGCTGGGCCGCTGGCGGGGCACCTGGATCCCGGCCTTCGGCCTCGACCTGCGTGGCTGGCTGGTGGAGGGCCTGATCAAGCTGCTGCGGATCGAGATGACGCCCTGGGACCGCTTTTCGATACGGCAGCGCCATTTCGTGCACCAGCCGATCAGCCCGCCGGAGCGCTTCGGCGAGGTGAGCCACGCGCCCAGCCTGGAGGCGGTCTTCGCCGATGCGGGCCTGCCGCAGCGGGGCCCGCTGCCGCCGCCGCCGGGGCGGGAGTAG
- the istB gene encoding IS21-like element helper ATPase IstB → MPPVPIEDLDDMLSRLRLTAIRDQLDNLLEEAARKELNLREALTWLCAAEIARKDQRRIAMAMSIAKFPFVRTLEGFEYEAQPSLDPGQIRELATCRWVANGDTLLLLGPPGVGKTHLAVALGREAVSKGYTVQYVSAMELISTLARAHNQTALESRLSQYGKSKLLIIDELGYLPLEPDAAHLFFQLISRRYERGSVLITSNRPVMEWGEVFGDQVVATAILDRLLHHSHVLTVRGDSYRLREKRRSGLIKSSSAVSTVPATGDGGGP, encoded by the coding sequence ATGCCGCCTGTCCCCATCGAGGATCTCGACGACATGCTCAGCCGCCTGCGACTGACTGCTATTCGGGATCAGCTCGACAACCTGCTTGAGGAAGCGGCCCGCAAGGAGCTGAACCTGCGTGAGGCGTTGACCTGGCTGTGTGCGGCGGAGATCGCCCGCAAGGACCAGCGGCGAATCGCGATGGCGATGAGCATCGCCAAGTTCCCGTTCGTGCGGACCCTGGAAGGGTTCGAGTACGAGGCCCAGCCCTCGCTCGATCCGGGCCAGATCCGGGAACTTGCCACCTGTCGCTGGGTGGCCAACGGCGATACCCTGCTGCTGCTCGGTCCGCCTGGAGTAGGCAAGACACACCTGGCGGTCGCTCTGGGGCGTGAGGCGGTGAGCAAGGGCTACACCGTTCAGTACGTCTCGGCGATGGAGCTGATCTCCACTCTCGCCCGGGCCCATAACCAGACGGCGCTGGAGAGCCGGCTGAGCCAGTACGGCAAGAGCAAGCTGCTGATCATTGACGAGCTGGGCTACCTGCCACTGGAGCCCGATGCGGCACACCTGTTTTTCCAACTAATTTCCCGCCGCTACGAGCGCGGCAGCGTCCTGATCACCTCCAACCGCCCCGTCATGGAATGGGGCGAGGTGTTCGGCGATCAGGTCGTTGCCACCGCGATCCTCGATCGGCTGTTGCACCACAGCCATGTGCTCACCGTTCGGGGCGACAGCTACCGCCTGCGCGAGAAGCGCCGCTCCGGTCTGATCAAGAGCAGCAGTGCGGTGAGCACCGTCCCCGCCACTGGGGACGGAGGGGGCCCATGA